A region of Bifidobacterium adolescentis ATCC 15703 DNA encodes the following proteins:
- the malQ gene encoding 4-alpha-glucanotransferase, which produces MTQTQQTESAERIARPLIQLAKLNGISTSYIDQLGTYVEIRDEVLVSVLAALGVDASSDEAITASYAATQQRIADTLVEPTVVKFIGKEAVTPIRAKGNDVALKLTLEDGTEYAGDLTAYLTGSNADDGSLQLTLPDDIPAGYHTLAVDAGPLHAEAALICAPARIELPPAVAEKQRWGWMAQMYSIRSAESWGVGDYGDLKLLLSDAATKSHADFMLINPIHATAPVPPLEPSPYLPESRRFLNVTYIRPQDIAEYAELNEADQAEVARLHAEVSPANDSIEPLDINSAWWHKRQALQLVYNVPRSVERQAAFDAFKEAAGPDLRAFAAWSVAFQVWGAPWEGTWFKDTNRDSPEVVELMREHADMVDFECWLQWIADEQVTAAQNAARDSGMALGLMQDMAVGVHSLGADVWWNPERFAVGSVTVGCPPDFYNQQGQDWGQPPFNPNYLAKTGYGVYREMVHNMFSHAGAVRIDHILGLFRLWWIPQGEGARGGAYVTYDYEAMIAILTIEASRVNGLVVGEDLGTVPDYVRTVLGEHGLLGCMVEWFARVDDSPNAGDPYADPSTYRKYALASVTTHDLPPTAGYLQFEHVKLREQLHLLSGPVEEFQASATAERDAMMDRLVESGLITPEVAGDVEGHIQEIVEAMHKMLLKSPSVLLQAALVDGVGETRTQNQPGTSSEYSNWRVPLAGPDLKVVHTDEVFDLPRVQSLAAIMNGEK; this is translated from the coding sequence ATGACACAGACCCAGCAGACCGAAAGCGCAGAACGCATCGCACGGCCTCTTATCCAGCTCGCCAAGCTCAATGGCATTTCCACGTCGTATATCGACCAGCTCGGCACCTATGTGGAAATCCGCGACGAAGTGCTCGTCTCCGTATTGGCCGCACTCGGTGTGGACGCATCCAGCGACGAAGCGATCACCGCCTCCTATGCGGCGACCCAGCAGCGCATCGCAGACACACTTGTTGAGCCGACCGTCGTGAAGTTCATCGGCAAGGAAGCCGTCACGCCAATCCGCGCGAAAGGAAACGACGTGGCGCTGAAGCTGACGTTGGAAGACGGCACGGAATATGCGGGCGATCTGACCGCGTATCTGACGGGCTCGAACGCAGATGACGGCTCGCTGCAACTGACGCTGCCGGACGATATTCCCGCCGGCTACCACACGCTGGCCGTCGATGCCGGCCCGCTGCACGCCGAAGCCGCGCTGATCTGCGCACCGGCACGCATCGAACTGCCGCCAGCAGTAGCGGAAAAGCAACGTTGGGGCTGGATGGCACAGATGTATTCCATCCGTTCCGCTGAATCCTGGGGCGTGGGCGACTATGGCGATCTGAAGCTGCTGCTGTCCGACGCGGCAACGAAATCGCATGCCGATTTCATGCTTATCAACCCGATTCACGCCACCGCGCCGGTGCCGCCGCTGGAGCCGTCGCCATATCTTCCCGAATCGCGTCGTTTTCTCAATGTGACGTACATCCGTCCGCAGGATATCGCTGAATATGCGGAACTCAACGAGGCGGACCAGGCCGAAGTGGCGCGTCTGCACGCGGAAGTCTCGCCAGCCAACGACAGTATCGAGCCGCTCGACATCAATTCCGCTTGGTGGCACAAGCGCCAGGCGCTGCAGCTTGTGTACAACGTGCCGCGTTCCGTCGAGCGTCAGGCCGCGTTCGACGCGTTCAAGGAGGCCGCGGGTCCGGATCTGCGCGCGTTCGCCGCATGGTCGGTGGCGTTCCAGGTGTGGGGCGCGCCGTGGGAAGGCACGTGGTTCAAGGACACGAACCGCGATTCGCCTGAAGTGGTGGAGCTCATGCGCGAGCACGCCGATATGGTCGATTTCGAATGCTGGCTGCAGTGGATCGCCGACGAGCAGGTGACAGCCGCGCAGAACGCCGCCCGTGACAGCGGTATGGCACTCGGCCTCATGCAGGATATGGCCGTGGGCGTGCACTCGCTCGGCGCGGACGTGTGGTGGAATCCGGAACGTTTCGCAGTAGGCAGCGTAACCGTGGGCTGCCCACCGGACTTCTACAACCAGCAGGGTCAGGATTGGGGCCAGCCGCCGTTCAATCCGAATTATCTGGCCAAAACTGGTTATGGCGTGTACCGCGAGATGGTGCACAACATGTTCTCGCACGCGGGCGCGGTGCGCATCGACCATATACTCGGCCTATTCCGTCTGTGGTGGATTCCGCAGGGCGAAGGCGCGCGCGGTGGCGCGTACGTTACGTACGACTATGAGGCGATGATCGCGATCCTGACCATTGAAGCGTCCCGCGTGAACGGTTTGGTGGTCGGCGAGGATCTGGGCACCGTGCCTGATTACGTACGCACGGTACTCGGCGAGCACGGCCTGCTGGGCTGCATGGTGGAATGGTTCGCCCGCGTGGACGACTCCCCCAACGCCGGCGACCCGTACGCCGATCCGTCCACGTACCGCAAGTACGCGCTGGCTTCCGTCACCACGCACGACCTGCCGCCGACCGCCGGCTACCTGCAGTTCGAGCACGTCAAGCTGCGCGAACAGCTGCACCTGCTGTCCGGCCCGGTCGAGGAGTTCCAGGCTTCCGCCACCGCCGAACGCGACGCGATGATGGACCGTCTTGTGGAGTCCGGCCTGATCACGCCGGAAGTGGCGGGCGATGTGGAAGGCCACATCCAGGAAATCGTCGAGGCGATGCACAAGATGCTGCTCAAGTCGCCGTCCGTGCTGCTGCAGGCCGCGTTGGTGGATGGCGTGGGCGAGACGCGCACGCAGAACCAGCCGGGCACGTCCAGTGAATACTCCAACTGGCGTGTGCCGCTGGCAGGCCCGGACCTCAAGGTGGTGCACACCGATGAGGTGTTCGATCTGCCGCGCGTGCAATCGCTTGCCGCCATCATGAACGGCGAGAAGTAG
- a CDS encoding glycoside hydrolase family 13 protein, protein MTANNMRDDWWKQAVVYQIYPRSFKDVNGDGLGDIAGVTEKMDYLKNLGIDAIWLSPFYPSDLADGGYDVIDYRNVDPRLGTMADFDAMAAAAHEAGIKVIVDIVPNHTSNKHKMFIEALAAGRGSAARDRYIFREGRGEHGELPPNDWQSLFGGPAWQQVDDGQWYLHMFAKEQPDLNWKNPDVHEEFKKTLRFWSDHGTDGFRIDVAHGLAKDLDSVPLADMDPAAVQHVLPADGAFSPLWDRPEVHDIYREWRQVFNEYNPPRFAVGEAWVKAESQHLYASTDELGQVFNFEFAEANWFADEFRTAIADGLRAAEETHGSTTTWVMNNHDVPRSPSRFGLPQVKDAPYHQLAHDWLLRDGETYRENRELGTRRARAAALMELGLPGSAYVYQGEELGLFEVANIPWDRLEDPTPFNTRRNFTDKGRDGCRAPMPWKAADCGEPASWSPDFITGGTFGFGPEQGDSADAHLPQPAWFKDFAADVEADDNGSMLHLYRKLLQLRQTVLTATGDTSADLLDMGDTVVAYSRPATEGRRFLSVTNFGDEPIALPDDAVAIANSVPLTDDGKLDSDASVWLLLG, encoded by the coding sequence GTGACAGCAAACAACATGCGTGACGATTGGTGGAAGCAAGCCGTCGTCTACCAGATCTACCCGCGCAGCTTCAAAGACGTGAACGGCGACGGGTTGGGAGACATCGCCGGTGTCACCGAGAAAATGGATTACCTGAAGAATCTCGGCATCGACGCGATCTGGCTGAGCCCGTTCTACCCGTCCGACCTGGCCGATGGCGGCTACGACGTGATCGACTACCGCAACGTGGACCCGCGCCTCGGCACCATGGCCGATTTCGACGCGATGGCCGCCGCCGCGCATGAAGCCGGCATCAAGGTGATCGTCGACATCGTGCCGAACCACACGTCCAACAAGCACAAGATGTTCATCGAGGCGCTCGCCGCCGGCCGCGGTTCGGCCGCACGCGACCGCTACATCTTCCGCGAAGGCCGCGGCGAGCACGGCGAGCTGCCGCCGAACGACTGGCAGTCGCTGTTCGGCGGCCCGGCGTGGCAGCAGGTCGACGACGGCCAGTGGTACCTGCACATGTTCGCCAAGGAGCAGCCGGATTTGAATTGGAAGAATCCGGACGTGCACGAGGAATTCAAGAAGACATTGCGATTCTGGTCCGACCACGGAACCGACGGCTTCCGCATCGACGTGGCGCACGGCTTGGCCAAGGACCTCGATTCCGTGCCGCTGGCCGACATGGATCCGGCCGCGGTGCAGCATGTGCTGCCGGCGGACGGCGCGTTCAGCCCGCTGTGGGACCGTCCGGAAGTGCACGACATCTACCGCGAATGGCGTCAGGTGTTCAACGAGTACAATCCGCCGCGTTTCGCCGTCGGCGAGGCGTGGGTGAAGGCCGAATCGCAGCATCTGTACGCGTCCACCGACGAGCTCGGCCAGGTGTTCAATTTCGAGTTCGCCGAAGCCAACTGGTTCGCCGACGAGTTCCGTACGGCCATTGCTGACGGCTTGCGCGCCGCCGAGGAAACTCACGGTTCCACCACGACGTGGGTTATGAACAACCACGATGTGCCGCGCAGTCCGTCGCGTTTCGGTCTGCCGCAGGTGAAGGACGCTCCGTACCACCAGCTGGCGCACGATTGGCTGTTGCGTGACGGAGAGACCTACCGCGAGAATCGTGAGCTCGGCACCCGTCGCGCCCGCGCAGCCGCGCTGATGGAACTGGGCCTGCCGGGTTCCGCCTACGTGTATCAGGGCGAGGAACTGGGCCTGTTCGAAGTGGCGAACATTCCGTGGGATCGTCTTGAGGATCCGACGCCGTTCAACACCCGTCGCAACTTCACCGACAAGGGTCGTGACGGCTGCCGTGCACCGATGCCGTGGAAGGCTGCCGATTGCGGCGAACCGGCTTCGTGGAGCCCGGACTTCATCACCGGCGGCACGTTCGGTTTCGGCCCGGAGCAGGGCGATTCCGCCGACGCGCACCTGCCGCAGCCGGCCTGGTTCAAGGATTTCGCGGCCGACGTCGAGGCCGATGACAACGGTTCCATGCTGCACTTGTACCGCAAGCTGTTGCAGCTGCGGCAGACGGTGCTGACGGCGACCGGAGACACGTCCGCCGACCTGCTGGACATGGGCGATACGGTGGTCGCCTACTCGCGTCCGGCCACGGAAGGCCGTCGATTCCTGTCCGTCACCAATTTCGGCGACGAGCCGATCGCCCTGCCGGACGATGCGGTCGCCATCGCAAATTCCGTGCCGTTGACGGACGACGGCAAGCTGGATAGCGACGCCTCCGTCTGGCTGCTGCTGGGCTGA
- a CDS encoding YesL family protein, translating into MKFLSPDSGFMRGLSDAVDAIWINILMLVTSIPIITIGAALTAGHDAVRRTLSGEGTATRNYFKAFRSNFAKSTGYWLIFGTTGTLCVYSWIVLQITPLLIPKFALTIVWLIGFEWVWALQARFENSFWRTLGNAFVFGVSNIGHTLALVAIDAVYVALLVASWVYMPQGLFLLLILGYGTMLMLHSPILEHVFRKYISK; encoded by the coding sequence ATGAAGTTCCTCTCCCCCGATTCCGGCTTTATGCGCGGCCTGAGCGACGCCGTCGACGCGATCTGGATCAACATTCTGATGCTCGTCACCAGCATTCCGATCATCACGATCGGCGCGGCACTGACCGCCGGCCACGACGCCGTCCGTCGCACGCTGTCCGGCGAAGGCACGGCGACGCGCAATTATTTCAAGGCGTTCCGTTCGAATTTTGCGAAATCGACCGGCTATTGGCTGATTTTCGGCACGACCGGCACGCTGTGCGTCTACTCGTGGATCGTGCTGCAGATCACGCCGCTGCTCATTCCGAAATTCGCGTTGACGATTGTGTGGCTCATCGGTTTCGAATGGGTGTGGGCGTTGCAGGCGCGGTTCGAGAACTCGTTCTGGCGCACGCTTGGCAACGCTTTTGTGTTCGGCGTGAGCAACATCGGCCACACGTTGGCATTGGTTGCGATCGACGCAGTGTACGTGGCGCTGCTCGTGGCCAGCTGGGTTTACATGCCGCAGGGCCTGTTCCTGCTGCTCATACTGGGGTATGGCACGATGCTGATGCTGCATTCGCCGATTCTCGAGCATGTCTTCCGCAAGTACATCAGCAAGTAA
- a CDS encoding carbohydrate ABC transporter permease yields MNSGEKVKHGALWSVLFAVVSLAWIFPIVLVIINSFKQKAYISRNAFSLPTGKAFVGLENYTRGLETTNFFASFGWTLLITVGSVALILVCTSMCAWWIVRVNNWAAKLLYTLFLFNMIVPFQMVMFTLSKLADMLKLNTPWGLCFVYLGFGAGLAVFIFTGVVKGIPESLEESAMIDGASVPRIFFQIVVPIMKPSIVSVAILQAMWIWNDYLLPYLTLDLSKYKTISVAVQYLKGGYGSVDMGAMMACLVMAIIPIIIFYLICQKYIVKGVMAGAVKG; encoded by the coding sequence ATGAACTCCGGAGAAAAAGTCAAGCACGGCGCACTGTGGTCCGTACTGTTCGCGGTGGTTTCGCTGGCGTGGATCTTCCCGATCGTGCTGGTGATCATCAACTCTTTCAAGCAGAAGGCGTATATTTCTCGTAACGCGTTCTCCCTGCCGACCGGTAAGGCGTTCGTTGGACTTGAAAACTATACGCGTGGCCTCGAGACCACGAACTTCTTTGCCAGTTTCGGCTGGACCCTGCTCATCACTGTCGGTTCCGTGGCGCTGATTCTGGTGTGCACTTCGATGTGCGCATGGTGGATCGTCCGCGTGAACAACTGGGCTGCAAAGCTGCTGTACACGTTGTTCCTGTTCAACATGATCGTGCCGTTCCAGATGGTCATGTTCACCCTCTCCAAGCTGGCCGATATGCTCAAGCTCAACACCCCGTGGGGTCTGTGCTTCGTGTATCTGGGCTTCGGCGCTGGTCTGGCCGTGTTCATCTTCACCGGTGTGGTTAAGGGCATTCCGGAATCGCTGGAAGAATCCGCCATGATCGATGGTGCTTCCGTGCCGCGTATCTTCTTCCAGATCGTGGTGCCGATCATGAAGCCGTCCATTGTGTCCGTGGCCATTCTGCAGGCCATGTGGATCTGGAACGACTACCTGCTGCCGTACCTGACGCTCGATTTGAGCAAGTACAAGACCATTTCCGTGGCGGTGCAGTATCTGAAGGGCGGTTATGGTTCCGTGGATATGGGCGCCATGATGGCATGCCTGGTCATGGCCATCATCCCGATCATCATCTTCTACCTGATCTGCCAGAAGTACATCGTGAAGGGTGTTATGGCTGGAGCCGTTAAGGGCTGA
- a CDS encoding carbohydrate ABC transporter permease, with amino-acid sequence MISMAGKAIRKWWALFALPTFAAFIIGFVIPFIMGVYLSFCKFTTVTDAEFVGLKNYKRAFADKEFLHALGFSTALTIITTIVINVVAFAIAYMLTKAIKGSNIFRSVFFMPNLIGGIILGYIWMLLLNGILAHWGRALTYSATYGFWGLVILVCWQQIGYMMIIYIAGMQSLPTDVLEAASVDGANGTQTMFKIIIPLMMPSITVCSFLCVTNGFKLYDQNLALTNGAPSNMSEGLAMNITRTFYGRMGWEGVGQAKAVLFFILVAIVALIQNKLTTSKEVEA; translated from the coding sequence ATGATCAGCATGGCTGGCAAGGCGATACGAAAGTGGTGGGCGCTCTTCGCGCTGCCAACGTTCGCCGCGTTCATCATCGGGTTTGTGATCCCGTTCATCATGGGTGTGTATCTGAGCTTCTGCAAGTTCACCACCGTCACCGACGCCGAATTCGTCGGTCTGAAAAACTACAAGAGGGCTTTTGCCGATAAGGAGTTCCTGCACGCGCTGGGCTTCTCGACGGCACTGACCATCATCACGACGATCGTGATCAACGTAGTCGCGTTCGCCATCGCATACATGCTGACCAAGGCCATCAAGGGCTCCAACATCTTCCGTTCGGTGTTCTTCATGCCGAACCTCATCGGTGGCATTATCCTGGGCTACATCTGGATGCTGCTGCTCAACGGCATTCTCGCTCACTGGGGCCGCGCGTTGACGTATAGCGCAACCTACGGCTTCTGGGGCTTGGTCATCTTGGTGTGCTGGCAGCAGATCGGCTATATGATGATTATCTACATCGCAGGCATGCAGTCGCTGCCGACCGACGTGCTCGAAGCGGCTTCCGTGGACGGCGCAAACGGCACCCAGACCATGTTCAAGATCATCATTCCGCTGATGATGCCGTCGATCACCGTATGCTCGTTCCTGTGTGTCACCAACGGCTTCAAGCTGTACGATCAGAACCTTGCATTGACCAACGGCGCTCCGTCGAACATGTCTGAAGGTCTGGCAATGAACATTACCCGCACGTTCTATGGCCGTATGGGCTGGGAAGGCGTCGGCCAAGCGAAGGCAGTGCTGTTCTTCATTCTGGTGGCCATCGTGGCGCTCATCCAGAACAAGCTCACCACGAGCAAGGAGGTGGAGGCATGA
- a CDS encoding LacI family DNA-binding transcriptional regulator, with protein MKSSSIQDVAQLAHVSISTVSRSFTRPDLVSKATRDKVMKAADELNFSISRSAAALKTGRALRIAVLVSGRLNLWFSSSIIEGLNEVFHDEGYDISIYQMSSTEERSEFFDMLPVRRNVDAVIVISFDIASNEIRQLRSVDVPIIGINSSLPEERGFNAAVRIDDKQGSELAARHLMMLGHRDIVYIRSDREVTLHFSVQGRYESFMACCQANGVEPRVLVTDAGRNRISKVVTQLLSLDHMPTAIACQEDGIAVPLLFQLERNGFTVPNDISIIGYDDSVYARDLGLTTIRQTPVEMAREAARMTLALIEKQPLDEPFKTFPAQLIVRSTTARLHS; from the coding sequence ATGAAAAGCAGTAGCATTCAGGATGTTGCGCAACTCGCGCACGTGTCCATTTCCACCGTCTCTCGTTCCTTCACGCGCCCTGACCTGGTGTCGAAAGCCACCAGAGACAAGGTGATGAAGGCCGCGGACGAGCTGAATTTCTCCATCTCGCGTTCTGCCGCGGCCTTGAAAACCGGCCGTGCGCTGCGTATCGCGGTACTCGTCTCAGGCCGGCTCAACCTATGGTTCAGCTCCTCCATCATCGAAGGTCTGAACGAGGTCTTCCACGATGAGGGCTACGACATCTCCATCTACCAGATGTCCAGCACCGAGGAACGCAGCGAGTTCTTCGACATGCTGCCGGTGCGCCGCAACGTCGACGCCGTGATCGTCATTTCCTTCGACATCGCCAGCAACGAAATCAGGCAACTCAGGTCAGTCGATGTGCCAATCATCGGCATCAATTCGAGCTTGCCGGAAGAGCGCGGCTTCAACGCCGCCGTCCGCATCGACGACAAGCAGGGTTCGGAACTCGCCGCACGCCATCTGATGATGCTTGGCCACCGCGACATCGTCTACATCCGTTCCGACCGCGAAGTGACGCTGCACTTCAGCGTGCAGGGCCGTTACGAATCGTTCATGGCATGCTGCCAGGCCAACGGCGTCGAACCGCGCGTGCTTGTCACCGACGCTGGCAGGAACAGGATCAGCAAGGTCGTGACGCAGCTGCTCAGCCTCGACCACATGCCGACGGCCATCGCCTGCCAGGAGGATGGCATCGCGGTGCCGCTGCTGTTCCAGCTGGAACGCAACGGTTTCACCGTGCCGAACGACATCTCCATCATCGGTTACGACGACAGCGTCTACGCGCGCGACCTCGGCCTGACCACCATCCGTCAGACCCCTGTCGAGATGGCCCGCGAAGCGGCCCGCATGACACTCGCGCTAATCGAGAAGCAGCCGCTCGACGAACCGTTCAAGACGTTCCCCGCGCAGCTGATCGTCCGTTCGACCACCGCTCGTCTGCATAGCTGA
- a CDS encoding ABC transporter substrate-binding protein — MEEKGSMMNRTIKAAVGMVAIAAMSVGTLAACGGSSSSSDNGKGKVYFLNFKPESSDEWKKLAKDYTKETGVEVKVQTAASGTYEQTLKSEIAKSEAPTLFQVNGPVGYQNWSSYTEDMSDTEPYKQLINKDVALKDGDKVVGVPYAMETYGLIYNKDLLAKYIATDGAKIKSVDDIDNFDTLKAVADDIQAKKDQLGVKGAFTSAGFDSSSDWRFKTHLANLPLYYEFKDDNVTKQPETIKGTYLPEYKNIFDLYLKDSTTEPTQLSSKTGDDSTSEFSLGEAAFYQNGTWAWTDLQKAGMKAESVGMIPIYTGVKGEKNQGLATGSENYWCINSKASDADKKATKDFLKWVVTSKTGIKSLSSDMGFTTPFKSFSDVKSDNPLVQAAVDDQNSGKTAVSWNFTMMPSEEWKNKLGSALLEYAQGTGDWNAVKKAFVDGWKTEYDAVH, encoded by the coding sequence ATGGAAGAGAAAGGTTCGATGATGAATCGTACTATTAAGGCAGCAGTTGGAATGGTCGCTATCGCGGCAATGTCTGTTGGCACGTTGGCTGCTTGCGGTGGTTCTAGCTCAAGTTCCGATAACGGCAAGGGCAAGGTGTACTTCCTTAACTTCAAGCCGGAATCCAGCGACGAATGGAAGAAGCTGGCCAAGGATTACACCAAGGAAACCGGTGTCGAGGTCAAGGTCCAGACCGCTGCTTCCGGTACATACGAACAGACTTTGAAGTCCGAGATCGCCAAGTCCGAGGCTCCGACCTTGTTCCAGGTCAACGGCCCTGTCGGCTACCAGAACTGGTCGTCCTACACCGAAGACATGTCCGATACTGAGCCGTACAAGCAGCTTATCAACAAGGATGTCGCCCTCAAGGATGGGGATAAGGTCGTCGGTGTTCCGTATGCCATGGAGACTTATGGCCTGATCTACAACAAGGATCTGCTGGCCAAGTACATTGCCACTGACGGCGCCAAGATCAAGAGCGTCGATGACATCGACAACTTCGATACCTTGAAGGCCGTGGCCGATGACATCCAGGCTAAGAAGGACCAGCTTGGTGTCAAGGGCGCGTTCACCTCCGCCGGTTTCGATTCCAGCTCCGACTGGCGTTTCAAGACCCATTTGGCTAACCTGCCGCTTTACTATGAGTTCAAGGATGACAACGTCACCAAGCAGCCGGAGACCATCAAGGGCACCTATCTGCCGGAATATAAGAACATCTTCGATTTGTATCTGAAGGACTCCACCACCGAGCCGACCCAGCTGAGCTCCAAGACCGGTGATGATTCTACCTCCGAGTTCTCCCTCGGCGAGGCTGCGTTCTATCAGAACGGCACTTGGGCATGGACCGATCTGCAGAAGGCTGGCATGAAGGCCGAGTCCGTCGGCATGATCCCGATCTACACCGGCGTCAAGGGCGAGAAGAACCAGGGTCTGGCCACCGGTTCCGAGAACTACTGGTGCATTAACTCCAAGGCTTCCGACGCGGATAAGAAGGCCACCAAGGACTTCCTGAAGTGGGTCGTCACCAGCAAGACTGGCATCAAGTCTCTGTCCAGCGACATGGGCTTCACCACCCCGTTCAAGTCCTTCAGCGACGTCAAGTCCGACAATCCGCTGGTCCAGGCTGCTGTTGATGATCAGAACTCCGGCAAGACTGCAGTCTCTTGGAACTTCACCATGATGCCGTCCGAAGAGTGGAAGAACAAGCTTGGTTCCGCCCTCCTCGAATACGCTCAGGGCACCGGCGACTGGAACGCAGTCAAGAAGGCGTTCGTGGACGGTTGGAAGACCGAGTACGACGCTGTTCACTGA
- a CDS encoding histidine phosphatase family protein → MTETQLGGNAASAITPGRLVLLRHGQTVWSESGQHTGRTNIPLTDIGCDQARAAGERLREAFPQGFAQGCMFASPLRRAQQTAQLAGYGDFKVLPEIAEWDYGRAEGRTRQDVSAAGGFAWDVWRDGPRSLPESLEGDWVETLPNGEQVPVHNGPGETVEEAAARTREAIATVKPLLDAGNDVLLVAHAHVLRILTSQWLGVDPHFARLLRLDTAHYCVLSQYKGDNVIEHWNC, encoded by the coding sequence ATGACTGAAACTCAACTGGGAGGCAATGCCGCTTCCGCAATCACCCCTGGCCGCTTGGTGCTGTTGCGTCACGGGCAGACCGTGTGGAGCGAATCCGGACAGCACACCGGCCGCACCAATATTCCGTTGACTGACATTGGCTGCGATCAGGCTCGTGCCGCCGGCGAACGGTTGCGTGAGGCGTTTCCCCAGGGTTTCGCGCAGGGGTGCATGTTCGCCAGTCCGTTGCGCAGAGCCCAGCAGACGGCGCAGCTGGCCGGATATGGCGATTTTAAGGTGCTTCCCGAAATCGCGGAATGGGATTACGGCCGTGCCGAGGGCCGTACGCGTCAGGATGTGAGCGCGGCGGGCGGTTTCGCTTGGGATGTGTGGCGCGACGGACCGCGGTCGCTCCCCGAATCACTGGAGGGCGATTGGGTCGAGACGTTGCCGAACGGCGAGCAGGTGCCCGTGCACAACGGTCCGGGTGAGACGGTGGAGGAAGCTGCGGCGCGCACACGTGAGGCGATCGCCACGGTCAAACCGTTGCTCGACGCTGGAAACGATGTGCTGCTGGTGGCGCATGCGCACGTTCTTCGTATCTTGACGTCGCAATGGCTCGGTGTTGATCCGCATTTCGCGCGGTTGCTGCGATTGGACACTGCGCATTATTGTGTATTAAGCCAATATAAAGGTGACAATGTTATCGAACATTGGAATTGCTGA
- a CDS encoding DUF4235 domain-containing protein has product MSEMPNMESSADRVVAALHTVDEKVNAMRDQRLNDPDSFGDKIFKSVVPTLAGLVLGKAFEMVWKKSVGRKAVRADGTKNEAAEAALGIVFAVVSAGFGALVSQLSGRGSKAIVDRRHARQAHRK; this is encoded by the coding sequence ATGAGTGAAATGCCGAATATGGAATCCAGTGCGGACCGCGTGGTGGCGGCCCTGCACACCGTCGACGAGAAGGTGAATGCGATGCGCGACCAGAGACTGAACGATCCCGATTCATTTGGCGATAAGATTTTCAAGTCCGTCGTGCCCACGTTGGCCGGACTGGTGCTCGGCAAGGCGTTCGAGATGGTGTGGAAGAAAAGCGTCGGCCGCAAGGCCGTCCGTGCCGACGGTACCAAGAACGAGGCTGCGGAAGCGGCGCTCGGCATCGTATTCGCCGTGGTTTCCGCCGGTTTCGGCGCGCTCGTATCGCAACTGTCCGGCCGCGGGTCGAAGGCGATTGTGGACAGGCGGCACGCACGGCAGGCGCATCGCAAGTAA
- a CDS encoding nitroreductase family protein, whose product MSNILHNATVDTLLERRSIRKFKPKPLPDDVVETLETVAQHAASSQFLNDWSAIRVTEPAAKKRLAEIGGQPYIATAPLLYVFVLDEHRNAAIAARKGVEVASDAFTLNGSYRFTQAQNDAVLALHAMETAAYSLGLGCVILGSLLNDVPALIDLLNLPEYTYPVLGIAIGKPDQEPAVKPRMPRSMQFFENEYPSSDEKLLSGLDSFDAEVHKYYDLRDTERPVDAFSDQIAANAIDEGVNAKAVAVQAKRQGFRLER is encoded by the coding sequence ATGAGCAACATTCTTCATAACGCAACTGTCGACACTCTGCTGGAGCGTCGTTCCATCCGTAAATTCAAGCCGAAGCCGCTGCCGGACGACGTCGTCGAAACGTTGGAGACCGTAGCGCAGCATGCGGCGAGCAGCCAGTTCCTGAACGACTGGTCCGCTATCCGCGTCACCGAGCCAGCCGCCAAGAAGCGTCTTGCCGAAATCGGCGGGCAGCCGTATATCGCGACCGCGCCGCTGCTGTACGTGTTCGTGCTGGACGAGCATCGCAATGCCGCGATCGCCGCGCGCAAGGGCGTGGAAGTGGCGTCCGACGCGTTCACGCTCAATGGCAGCTATCGTTTCACGCAGGCGCAGAACGACGCGGTTCTGGCACTGCATGCGATGGAGACGGCCGCGTACTCGCTCGGCTTGGGTTGCGTGATTCTCGGCTCGCTGCTCAACGATGTTCCCGCGCTGATCGACCTGCTGAATCTGCCCGAATACACGTACCCGGTGCTGGGCATTGCAATCGGCAAGCCCGATCAGGAGCCGGCCGTCAAGCCGCGTATGCCGCGTTCCATGCAGTTCTTCGAGAACGAGTATCCAAGTAGCGATGAGAAGCTGCTGTCCGGCTTGGATTCGTTCGACGCCGAAGTGCACAAGTATTACGATTTGCGCGATACTGAACGGCCGGTGGACGCGTTCAGCGACCAGATTGCGGCAAATGCGATCGACGAGGGCGTGAACGCCAAGGCCGTTGCCGTGCAGGCGAAGCGACAGGGCTTCCGTTTGGAGCGGTAG